Proteins from a single region of Crassaminicella profunda:
- a CDS encoding flagellin: protein MRINHNMSALNAHRLLNMNSQKTSKALERLSSGKRINRAADDAAGMAISEKMDAQIRGLRMASRNALDGVSLIQTAEGALTEIHSILQRMNELSIQAANGTLNETDRKTIQDEINQLTSEINRIGNTTEFNKQELLKGDSVDHDSQLVPDKGKLEGGNNNYTNAVQSFQWDTGKPAQDGDTLELDLNGEKVKVTFASATANGKSPLEAYNLDTTTIPNTVMVNLDATPATLEGSAKSLKAGLDAVIEKNEKLLNHYTAEFDGTNKTIITAGGEYKGDAGNIGTSTYTAAGTAALTTDSGKEGIGETTLIPAKKEFDFSNLIGANPEDTNKNIQVLIGKGMTINGGEIEFYDSLKGKYMGDKIGVDIREALDEKDNNQKIGKLINNIVKEAGSKLEGVVLKEGTPAPNVADKGSIQTPPDLTNQAVPSEVTVTVGGQEFKIIDQYGRDGQVTITSSADDTLSASESSGNLTIALAKNTSGNNTLAEIQKALPDGWKVEDVSWTGLAGSTVSSPVTATLTGGTLGLLKASQESVKGEPAIPSTTNVTVGDSTLTITDVNGNDYNVIIQPNTTDDLALEEAGGKLIIKLAKDTPAKNSISAINSALGTAPLSTAFPGVTVKDGGAWNNNITGETIEKSTGVFEGGSPAKESTLSLIVGDGVLNISDGSGGTHTATIQKSTSGDLEIDGTGGNLVIKLGDTASKNTVDEIAKKIKLLPNAADFEKWTFTDGGNWDGHITADTLTKISRAMIGGTVATPSTATVEVDGETLTITDGLGGSHTVNIEYNTSDDLAVDGTGGNLTIKLAKDTEGKNTAALIETAVQGLGVVDGTDFSKWTFSCSTNWDTSINDTKSITRATNMTLGGVSPSSASTSIVVDGETLTIKDGLGGSHTVTIEKNTTDDLAVDGTGGNLTIKLANATESKNTAALIETAVQGLGVVDGTDFSKWTFTGSANWDSKVKGDSLTQVSGNVTGGHPIVPSIATIIVDGQTLKITDPTGTNNKKIIVAQGTNDALSVNGVGGDLKIYLANATGSKNNISEIKNKLLTPVDGSDFSKWTFETGTIWDGEVEGSEVTTDIDKTLAGGKDTKTEKLAVYNYQFNKPFTEGEAVSIGDITFKAVKVTPPEVADPLKGEFDIGTDVSTQIDSLVEAINNSSLKDKYTATRTGINGNILTLEEKGTASGEALSVPKTFDLSRSTSLIIEAKEGGKEGNDILIEDGFYEDYKVSLQIGANEHQEFAVSIGDIRAEELGLSGKPGEKGFCKILNVTNGSNNTPIEAALDVTSKEGANIAIERYQKAIEKVSELRARLGAYQNRLEHTISNIDNASENLTAALSRIQDVDMALAMSEYTKLNILQQSGTAMLAQANQRPQSILQLLQ from the coding sequence ATGAGAATCAATCACAATATGTCAGCACTTAATGCCCATAGATTATTGAATATGAATAGCCAAAAAACATCTAAGGCATTAGAAAGATTATCATCAGGAAAGAGAATTAATCGAGCTGCTGATGATGCAGCAGGAATGGCTATTTCAGAAAAAATGGATGCCCAAATCAGAGGGCTTCGAATGGCTTCAAGAAATGCTTTAGATGGTGTGTCTTTGATTCAAACAGCTGAGGGTGCTTTGACAGAAATTCATAGTATCTTACAACGTATGAATGAGTTAAGTATACAAGCTGCAAATGGAACTTTGAATGAGACGGATCGTAAAACCATTCAAGATGAAATCAACCAATTAACCTCAGAAATTAATCGTATTGGGAATACAACAGAGTTTAATAAACAGGAGTTGTTAAAAGGAGATAGCGTAGATCATGACAGCCAATTGGTACCTGATAAAGGAAAACTTGAGGGAGGAAATAACAATTATACAAATGCAGTTCAAAGTTTTCAGTGGGATACAGGAAAACCTGCACAAGATGGAGATACATTAGAGCTTGATTTGAATGGAGAAAAAGTAAAGGTGACTTTTGCTAGTGCTACTGCTAATGGAAAAAGTCCACTAGAAGCATACAATTTAGATACAACTACCATACCGAATACGGTAATGGTTAATTTAGATGCAACGCCTGCTACATTAGAGGGAAGTGCCAAATCATTAAAGGCAGGATTAGATGCAGTTATAGAGAAAAATGAAAAACTATTGAATCATTATACAGCAGAATTTGATGGAACAAATAAAACCATTATTACTGCTGGTGGAGAGTATAAAGGAGATGCAGGAAATATTGGTACATCTACCTATACTGCAGCAGGAACAGCAGCTCTTACGACGGATAGTGGAAAAGAAGGGATAGGAGAAACGACTCTTATACCAGCGAAGAAAGAATTTGATTTCTCTAATTTAATAGGAGCAAATCCAGAGGATACCAATAAGAATATACAGGTCCTTATAGGAAAAGGGATGACCATTAATGGTGGAGAAATAGAATTTTATGATTCCTTAAAGGGAAAATACATGGGGGATAAAATAGGTGTAGATATTCGTGAGGCATTAGATGAGAAGGACAATAACCAGAAGATAGGAAAATTGATCAATAATATAGTCAAAGAAGCAGGCTCTAAATTGGAGGGTGTTGTATTAAAGGAAGGGACACCAGCACCAAATGTAGCGGATAAGGGATCTATTCAAACACCTCCAGATTTAACAAATCAGGCAGTACCTTCAGAGGTTACAGTTACTGTAGGGGGACAGGAATTTAAAATTATAGATCAATACGGAAGAGATGGACAGGTTACTATTACATCATCAGCAGATGATACATTATCTGCTAGTGAATCCAGTGGAAATTTAACTATTGCATTAGCTAAAAATACTTCTGGAAATAATACTTTAGCAGAAATACAAAAAGCGCTTCCTGATGGATGGAAAGTGGAAGATGTTAGTTGGACTGGTCTTGCTGGAAGTACAGTTTCGTCACCTGTTACAGCTACTCTAACAGGTGGAACACTAGGACTTCTTAAAGCATCTCAAGAAAGTGTAAAAGGAGAACCTGCTATTCCTTCCACAACAAATGTAACTGTGGGGGATAGTACATTAACCATTACAGATGTAAATGGAAACGATTATAATGTTATAATTCAGCCAAATACAACAGATGATTTAGCACTTGAAGAAGCAGGTGGAAAATTAATTATTAAACTAGCAAAGGATACACCTGCTAAAAATAGCATCAGTGCTATTAATAGTGCTTTAGGAACAGCTCCTTTGAGTACAGCGTTTCCAGGGGTTACTGTAAAGGATGGAGGTGCTTGGAACAACAATATTACAGGGGAGACCATTGAAAAATCTACAGGTGTTTTTGAAGGCGGTTCTCCTGCTAAGGAATCTACCCTTTCGTTGATTGTAGGGGATGGCGTATTGAATATTTCAGACGGGTCAGGTGGAACTCATACGGCAACTATACAAAAGTCAACAAGTGGAGATTTAGAGATAGATGGAACAGGTGGAAATCTAGTTATTAAATTAGGGGATACAGCAAGTAAAAATACAGTAGATGAAATAGCAAAAAAAATAAAGTTATTACCAAATGCTGCTGATTTTGAAAAGTGGACCTTTACAGATGGTGGAAACTGGGATGGACATATTACGGCAGATACGCTTACAAAGATTAGTAGAGCTATGATAGGAGGAACAGTAGCTACTCCATCAACGGCTACTGTAGAAGTAGATGGAGAAACACTAACTATTACAGATGGATTAGGTGGAAGTCATACTGTAAATATAGAATATAATACATCTGATGATTTAGCTGTAGATGGAACGGGTGGAAATTTAACGATTAAGTTAGCAAAGGATACTGAAGGTAAGAATACAGCAGCTTTAATAGAGACAGCTGTGCAGGGCTTGGGTGTTGTAGATGGAACAGATTTTAGTAAATGGACCTTTTCATGTAGTACCAACTGGGATACTTCTATTAATGATACAAAGTCTATTACAAGAGCTACAAATATGACGCTAGGGGGAGTATCTCCTAGTTCAGCATCTACATCTATAGTAGTAGATGGAGAAACACTGACGATTAAAGATGGATTAGGTGGAAGTCATACAGTAACCATTGAAAAGAATACAACAGATGATTTAGCTGTAGATGGAACGGGTGGAAACTTAACCATTAAATTAGCAAATGCTACTGAAAGTAAGAATACAGCAGCTTTAATAGAGACAGCTGTACAAGGCTTAGGTGTTGTAGATGGAACAGATTTTAGTAAATGGACCTTTACAGGAAGTGCAAATTGGGATAGCAAAGTGAAGGGAGATTCCCTCACACAAGTATCTGGAAATGTAACGGGTGGACATCCTATTGTTCCCTCAATTGCTACAATAATAGTTGATGGACAAACTTTAAAAATAACAGATCCAACAGGAACAAATAATAAAAAGATTATTGTAGCACAAGGAACAAATGATGCTTTGTCAGTTAATGGAGTAGGTGGAGATTTAAAAATATATTTGGCAAATGCAACTGGGAGTAAAAACAATATTAGTGAAATAAAAAATAAACTCCTTACGCCTGTAGATGGAAGTGATTTTAGTAAGTGGACCTTTGAGACAGGAACTATTTGGGATGGAGAAGTTGAGGGGTCAGAAGTAACAACTGATATTGATAAGACCTTGGCAGGTGGAAAAGATACTAAAACTGAAAAGCTTGCTGTTTATAATTATCAATTCAATAAACCTTTTACAGAAGGGGAAGCTGTTAGTATAGGCGATATTACTTTTAAAGCTGTAAAAGTAACACCTCCTGAGGTGGCAGATCCATTAAAAGGAGAGTTTGATATAGGTACAGATGTAAGTACCCAGATAGATAGCTTAGTAGAAGCTATTAATAACTCATCTTTAAAAGACAAATATACTGCTACAAGAACTGGAATCAATGGAAATATTCTAACTCTTGAAGAAAAAGGAACAGCATCAGGAGAAGCTCTTTCAGTTCCGAAAACTTTTGATCTTTCTCGTAGCACATCATTGATTATAGAAGCAAAAGAAGGTGGAAAAGAAGGAAATGATATTCTGATAGAAGATGGATTTTATGAAGATTATAAGGTGAGTCTTCAAATTGGTGCCAATGAGCATCAAGAATTTGCTGTATCCATTGGGGATATACGTGCTGAAGAATTAGGTCTTTCAGGAAAACCAGGAGAAAAAGGGTTTTGTAAAATATTGAATGTAACCAATGGATCTAATAATACACCTATAGAGGCTGCCTTAGATGTAACTAGTAAAGAAGGGGCAAATATAGCTATTGAAAGATATCAAAAAGCTATTGAAAAGGTTTCAGAACTTCGTGCAAGATTAGGTGCTTATCAAAATCGTTTAGAACATACCATTAGTAATATTGATAATGCTAGTGAAAATTTAACAGCAGCTCTTTCTAGAATTCAAGATGTGGATATGGCTTTGGCTATGTCTGAATACACAAAATTAAATATATTACAGCAGTCAGGAACAGCCATGCTCGCACAAGCTAATCAAAGACCTCAGTCTATACTTCAGTTATTACAATAG
- a CDS encoding DUF6240 domain-containing protein, protein MKLLGSGLKIQRAYEGTIKKPFDINGTLQEKNKNKVKVAVGNKTIEAVLKNKIDERVGEHVTIDRSQIISMRVCDKTEVVDEKKEKTYEDLLKSFGIESNEESLSAVKSLKKHDMSLNKENIETLMTAKDYFHVIKNNLTYDLVVNMMDDIDLEEESLYKVSEKIKEAKEKGNTNSLLKLFRRKKEMTTEDAQKVAKNIYGSKMGRDITNIIKALHKEGVDIHKKNIEKVHDVFYKLGKLEDIEDGSFVKVQKDGIVPTIENLYNTKHYVKEGLIEGKEHSDWITNVYEESLTPVETKEKDLKFLEENIRDRLKDMKISPTKENMELAKTFIKAQVPLTEENMEDVLKMKDALKEVTEKLDIQKASQMIKEEINIEKIDLRELANVLGKDEKVEEVLQGKTEEIEKILKKLERLKTIKDTDLIKLIKSNTDFEISKIEKVVFGEVKDENTQFLHEQGKNPEQSLVKGINRIVNISKVFDKVKNLNFNHIAFQMSKGMPLTLKAMGENHEQLKEIEFPKITLSQENQLQNYMNEHEKTFSIPKISRILDAGKALLQNRLRLSIPNMQYVLESYGQYSRIRKNLSTSMVLDSVKEGKDLENMEIKELDQYVNEKTVKSMEKSSDAGLDYLKDREETIINGYKEELVSNKKDEHVNKMKSMIRNITKIGKEDEDIILLLMKNKIDFSLKEMEKISSFFKNQNQMGQKIGEFVQMLGVDMNAQWKNHVLKLKRLSEKISEKLKEGMPMNDHYEELIKHIDEMEQNMTFSEDEQKETMKDLKESLSTQKKLNRKDFCTQLPVVLGEQFKNLQVYVPNNPIKGVDEPLDVLLNLDTNHLGQTHMGLKISEKEVNLTISVKGNEEMNQLKKHIAYLREMLKEEGYTLNTVSFKTSKEENLLEGMEEKRVNEGLLNFVI, encoded by the coding sequence GTGAAGTTATTGGGATCAGGATTAAAGATACAAAGGGCCTATGAAGGGACGATTAAGAAGCCTTTTGATATAAACGGAACTTTACAAGAGAAAAATAAGAACAAGGTAAAAGTAGCGGTTGGAAATAAAACTATTGAAGCAGTGCTCAAAAATAAAATAGATGAAAGAGTAGGAGAACATGTCACTATTGACCGATCACAAATCATCTCTATGAGAGTGTGTGATAAGACAGAAGTTGTAGATGAAAAAAAGGAAAAAACCTATGAGGATCTTTTAAAATCTTTTGGGATTGAATCAAATGAAGAATCTCTTAGTGCTGTGAAATCATTAAAAAAACACGATATGTCTCTTAATAAGGAAAATATAGAAACTCTTATGACTGCAAAGGATTATTTTCATGTAATCAAAAATAATTTAACTTATGATTTAGTAGTAAATATGATGGATGATATAGATTTAGAGGAAGAGTCTTTATATAAGGTATCAGAAAAAATTAAGGAAGCAAAAGAGAAAGGGAATACAAATTCTCTTTTGAAATTGTTTAGAAGAAAGAAGGAAATGACTACAGAGGATGCACAAAAGGTAGCGAAAAATATATATGGAAGTAAAATGGGAAGAGATATTACCAATATTATTAAAGCCCTTCATAAAGAAGGAGTGGATATTCATAAGAAAAATATTGAAAAGGTACATGATGTATTTTATAAGCTTGGAAAATTAGAGGATATAGAAGATGGTAGCTTTGTAAAAGTGCAAAAGGATGGTATCGTACCTACTATTGAAAACTTGTATAATACAAAACATTATGTAAAAGAAGGACTGATTGAAGGAAAAGAGCATTCAGATTGGATTACAAATGTTTACGAAGAAAGCTTAACCCCTGTAGAAACAAAAGAAAAGGACTTAAAATTTTTGGAAGAAAATATACGAGATCGTTTAAAAGATATGAAAATATCTCCGACAAAGGAAAATATGGAACTGGCTAAAACATTCATAAAAGCGCAAGTACCTCTTACAGAGGAAAATATGGAAGATGTACTTAAGATGAAAGATGCATTAAAAGAGGTTACGGAAAAATTAGATATACAAAAAGCATCACAAATGATAAAAGAAGAAATAAATATTGAAAAAATAGATCTTCGAGAGCTTGCCAATGTTTTGGGAAAAGATGAAAAGGTTGAAGAAGTCCTTCAAGGAAAGACAGAGGAAATAGAGAAAATTTTAAAAAAGCTTGAGCGTCTAAAAACGATAAAGGATACGGATTTGATTAAGCTAATAAAGAGTAATACGGATTTTGAGATTAGTAAAATCGAAAAAGTAGTATTTGGTGAAGTGAAAGATGAAAATACTCAGTTCCTTCATGAACAAGGAAAAAATCCTGAACAATCCCTTGTAAAGGGAATTAATCGTATTGTAAATATTAGTAAAGTATTTGATAAGGTAAAAAACTTGAATTTTAATCATATAGCGTTTCAAATGTCAAAGGGAATGCCACTGACATTAAAAGCTATGGGAGAAAATCATGAACAGTTAAAGGAAATAGAGTTTCCTAAGATTACACTCTCTCAAGAAAATCAATTACAAAATTACATGAATGAACATGAAAAAACTTTTAGCATTCCTAAAATTTCGAGGATTTTAGATGCAGGAAAAGCACTCCTTCAGAATCGATTGCGACTTAGTATACCCAATATGCAATATGTTTTAGAAAGCTATGGACAATATAGTCGCATCAGAAAGAATTTATCAACTTCTATGGTCTTAGACAGTGTAAAAGAAGGAAAAGATTTAGAAAATATGGAAATAAAAGAACTTGATCAATATGTAAATGAGAAGACTGTAAAATCTATGGAAAAGAGTAGTGATGCAGGACTTGACTATTTAAAAGATCGGGAAGAGACCATAATCAATGGGTATAAAGAGGAACTCGTATCCAATAAGAAGGATGAGCATGTAAATAAAATGAAAAGCATGATTAGAAATATTACCAAAATAGGAAAAGAAGATGAAGATATTATTCTATTACTGATGAAAAATAAAATAGATTTTTCATTAAAGGAGATGGAAAAGATTTCATCATTCTTTAAAAATCAAAATCAAATGGGTCAAAAAATTGGAGAATTTGTACAAATGTTGGGTGTAGATATGAATGCACAGTGGAAGAATCATGTTCTAAAGCTAAAGCGTTTATCTGAAAAGATATCAGAGAAATTAAAAGAAGGAATGCCTATGAATGATCATTATGAAGAATTGATCAAACATATTGATGAGATGGAGCAGAATATGACTTTTTCAGAGGATGAACAAAAAGAAACTATGAAGGATTTAAAAGAATCATTAAGTACCCAAAAAAAACTTAATAGAAAAGATTTTTGTACCCAGTTACCAGTAGTATTAGGAGAGCAATTTAAGAATCTTCAAGTGTATGTACCAAATAATCCTATAAAGGGAGTAGATGAACCCTTAGATGTTTTATTGAATCTTGATACCAATCATCTAGGACAAACCCACATGGGTTTGAAAATAAGTGAAAAAGAAGTAAATCTTACAATCAGCGTAAAAGGAAATGAAGAGATGAACCAGTTGAAAAAACATATCGCCTACCTTAGAGAAATGTTAAAAGAAGAAGGATATACCCTAAACACTGTATCTTTTAAGACTTCAAAAGAAGAGAATCTCTTAGAAGGAATGGAAGAAAAAAGAGTAAATGAGGGTCTTTTGAATTTTGTCATTTAG
- a CDS encoding YaaR family protein yields MNRINPTNISNVQKTPAVIKKDKEIAGTTFADKFEKIKSDDVKEHLHKIYDKIVDQSEKLGDRLYIKDLVDYKNLVTEFMDVAVKNSHAFSKENFLDRRGRHRVLSQVKQVDRHLASLTQDFLGQEVDRISVLRKLDDIRGILLDMFM; encoded by the coding sequence TTGAATCGTATCAACCCCACAAATATATCTAATGTGCAGAAAACTCCTGCTGTTATAAAAAAAGATAAAGAAATAGCTGGCACCACTTTTGCTGACAAATTTGAGAAAATCAAATCAGATGATGTAAAAGAACATTTACACAAAATATATGATAAAATCGTTGACCAATCTGAAAAACTTGGAGATCGATTATATATAAAAGATTTAGTGGACTATAAAAATCTAGTAACTGAATTCATGGATGTAGCCGTAAAAAATTCTCATGCCTTCTCAAAAGAAAATTTTCTAGATAGAAGAGGAAGACATCGTGTATTATCTCAAGTAAAACAAGTGGATCGCCATTTAGCATCTCTTACACAAGACTTTTTAGGACAAGAAGTTGATAGAATTTCCGTTCTTCGAAAACTAGATGACATAAGAGGTATTCTTTTAGATATGTTCATGTAA